In Leifsonia sp. ZF2019, a genomic segment contains:
- a CDS encoding LacI family DNA-binding transcriptional regulator, whose protein sequence is MSATRRPTIVDIATKLGMAKSTVSNALNGRPGVSEATRAAVLDAASQLQWRPSGAARALSRSRTNVVGFLLARPATLLGAEAFFMQLIAGIESRLSRDTVNLLFSTVSSVDDEVETLERWAGERLVDGVFLTDLRETDPRLERVQELGLPSVAFGLSTPSPGVSGVFCDEAGSIREAVRYLAALGHRHIARVAGRPDFRNTTLRSKAFLEETADLGLRGDVLTANEYSAPEGAQITRQLLSQRERPTAVIYENEVMAVMGSSVAQEMGLQVPQDLSIVAIGDFPICSLVTPKLTAVGRDVPEFGEAGADALLRLLDGGAPELVQTVTPRLEPRASTAAPPRTA, encoded by the coding sequence ATGAGCGCGACTCGGAGGCCGACCATCGTCGACATCGCCACCAAGTTGGGTATGGCGAAGTCGACGGTGTCGAACGCCCTCAATGGGCGGCCGGGGGTCTCGGAGGCGACACGTGCCGCGGTCCTCGACGCCGCGTCACAGCTCCAGTGGCGCCCGAGCGGAGCAGCGCGCGCCCTGTCCCGCTCTCGCACGAACGTCGTCGGATTCCTGCTGGCCCGACCGGCCACCCTGCTCGGCGCCGAGGCGTTCTTCATGCAGCTCATCGCCGGAATCGAGTCCCGCCTGTCGAGAGACACGGTCAACCTGCTCTTCAGCACCGTCTCGTCCGTTGACGACGAGGTCGAGACGCTGGAACGCTGGGCGGGTGAGCGGCTGGTCGATGGAGTATTCCTGACCGACCTGCGCGAGACGGACCCTCGCCTCGAGCGCGTGCAGGAGTTGGGCCTCCCGTCCGTCGCTTTCGGCTTGAGCACGCCCTCTCCTGGCGTGTCCGGGGTCTTCTGCGATGAGGCCGGCTCGATCCGGGAAGCCGTCCGCTACCTCGCCGCCCTCGGCCACCGGCACATCGCCCGCGTCGCTGGGCGCCCGGATTTCCGCAACACCACACTCCGAAGCAAAGCCTTCCTCGAGGAGACGGCGGATCTCGGCCTGCGCGGCGACGTGCTGACCGCCAACGAGTACTCCGCGCCCGAAGGTGCTCAGATCACGCGACAGCTCCTGTCTCAGCGCGAGCGCCCCACCGCCGTGATCTACGAGAACGAGGTGATGGCCGTCATGGGCAGTTCCGTCGCTCAGGAGATGGGCCTGCAGGTGCCGCAGGACCTCTCCATCGTCGCCATCGGCGACTTCCCGATCTGCTCTCTGGTGACGCCCAAACTGACCGCCGTGGGACGAGACGTACCCGAGTTCGGCGAGGCGGGAGCCGATGCGCTCCTCCGGCTCCTCGACGGAGGAGCGCCCGAGCTGGTACAGACGGTGACACCGCGTCTCGAGCCGCGCGCGAGCACCGCCGCGCCTCCTCGTACCGCCTAG
- a CDS encoding family 78 glycoside hydrolase catalytic domain, protein MTGRRPTPAAPQRLRVNGLERPLGVDDTHLRFAWDPPTRADAIALEIWRGSQRGPAGRMLVRSTLGGDSRTAVIPRPLDARSLGWRVGTIVDGVTAWSDRRAVVLAPSLEAMGAAWITSPIPEPHSSRTVWFRQSFERHAGRAETTLLHIACVGVFDVRVDGEPAGDLVLAPGYTALADEAAAVTLDLSALPDGRHDLTVEVGAGPYRLTAESQRYTKFETAAGSPRIMAAIEHLADGQTVAVDPLAGDVVVGRGPTVSTHWYGGEDYDARLPEPVDDRPDGRAHLVADGEERRIWWPQHPPIRIVDTLEGTVVSEDGDACVVDFGVNVAGFPSIAWAPRSVDRTIRLWPAERLLGGAISQASTGSPIVDTVTTRAGEGGAWQPRFGYHGFRYLRIEDAESVTRASALVARASNTRVGRFRTSDPFLARLEELIVRSIESNMYSVFTDCPHREKLGWLEQLHLCFGALTSHFDLEAHLRSVLHHVRRAQLPDGRIPNTAPEFIDFTGAEWMGDPEAMRFDPSWGGCIVRLALAHYRQYGDPRILRENEPAMRRYLDSLARVERDGLIDFGLSDWIALETSDRRVVASYGYWRVLVDAREIATLAEDELWASDLARRIACVESALSAFPLDAAASQGELAIFVELADQTGDHERAGDAFTRLLASIEAADALRVGEIAFEPVVDAFHRRGLDDRLYALLARPDVPGYGMQVAKGLTSLAETWSAESGPEGEGSQNHFMLSMISHWMTGVVAGLRQAPESVGWSRARVEPRFLATVDSASFTYDSPAGRYAVAWCRQDRGAAIELTVAVPPGCVAEVHLDGEPARACAAGAHRFAVPDPRRLGL, encoded by the coding sequence ATGACGGGGAGGAGGCCGACACCCGCGGCGCCGCAGCGCTTGCGGGTCAACGGCCTGGAGCGACCGCTGGGGGTGGACGACACGCACCTGCGGTTCGCCTGGGACCCGCCCACCCGCGCGGACGCGATCGCGCTCGAGATCTGGCGAGGATCTCAGCGCGGTCCCGCCGGGCGGATGCTCGTCCGGTCGACGCTGGGCGGAGACAGCCGCACCGCGGTCATCCCACGGCCGCTGGACGCCCGGTCCCTCGGCTGGCGGGTGGGGACGATCGTCGACGGCGTCACGGCGTGGAGCGATCGGCGCGCCGTTGTCCTCGCCCCGTCCTTGGAGGCGATGGGAGCGGCATGGATCACGTCGCCGATCCCCGAACCGCACTCCTCGCGCACTGTCTGGTTCCGTCAGAGCTTCGAACGGCATGCCGGCCGGGCCGAGACCACACTGCTGCACATCGCCTGCGTCGGGGTCTTCGACGTGCGCGTGGACGGTGAGCCGGCGGGAGACCTGGTCCTCGCCCCCGGGTACACCGCCCTGGCGGACGAGGCCGCCGCCGTGACGCTGGACCTCAGCGCGCTGCCGGACGGCCGCCACGACCTGACCGTCGAAGTGGGAGCCGGGCCGTACCGGTTGACCGCCGAGTCGCAGCGGTACACGAAGTTCGAGACGGCGGCCGGGTCACCCCGCATCATGGCCGCCATCGAACACCTGGCGGACGGACAGACCGTCGCCGTGGATCCGCTCGCCGGCGATGTCGTCGTCGGGCGCGGTCCCACCGTCTCCACCCACTGGTATGGAGGCGAGGACTACGACGCGCGTCTTCCCGAGCCCGTCGACGACAGACCGGACGGACGCGCGCACCTTGTCGCGGACGGGGAGGAGCGCCGCATCTGGTGGCCGCAGCATCCACCGATCCGGATCGTCGACACCCTCGAAGGCACGGTGGTGAGCGAGGACGGCGACGCGTGCGTGGTCGACTTCGGCGTCAACGTCGCCGGCTTCCCGTCCATCGCCTGGGCCCCGCGCTCGGTGGACCGGACCATCCGGCTCTGGCCGGCCGAGCGGCTCCTCGGAGGGGCGATCAGCCAGGCGAGCACAGGCTCGCCGATCGTCGACACCGTCACGACCCGCGCAGGTGAGGGCGGTGCATGGCAGCCGCGGTTCGGCTACCACGGGTTCCGGTATCTGCGCATCGAGGACGCCGAGTCGGTGACGCGCGCCAGCGCCCTCGTCGCCCGGGCCTCGAACACCCGGGTCGGACGGTTCCGGACCTCGGATCCGTTCCTCGCACGGCTCGAAGAGCTGATCGTGCGATCGATCGAGAGCAACATGTACTCCGTCTTCACCGATTGCCCTCACCGCGAGAAGCTCGGCTGGCTCGAGCAACTGCACCTGTGCTTCGGTGCGCTGACGAGCCACTTCGACCTCGAGGCTCACCTGCGGTCCGTCCTCCACCATGTCCGCCGGGCGCAGCTGCCCGACGGGCGGATCCCGAACACCGCGCCCGAATTCATCGACTTCACCGGCGCCGAATGGATGGGTGACCCGGAGGCGATGCGGTTCGATCCGAGTTGGGGTGGCTGCATCGTCCGCCTGGCCCTCGCGCACTACCGCCAGTACGGAGACCCTCGGATCCTCCGCGAGAACGAACCCGCCATGCGCCGCTATCTCGACAGCCTCGCGCGGGTCGAGCGGGACGGCCTCATCGACTTCGGCCTCTCGGACTGGATCGCCCTCGAGACGTCCGACCGTCGGGTCGTGGCCTCGTACGGGTACTGGCGCGTGCTCGTCGACGCCCGGGAGATCGCCACGCTCGCGGAGGACGAGCTCTGGGCGTCCGATCTCGCCCGGCGGATCGCGTGTGTCGAATCGGCCCTGTCCGCCTTTCCGCTGGATGCGGCGGCGAGCCAGGGCGAGCTGGCGATCTTCGTCGAGCTGGCCGATCAGACCGGGGACCACGAGCGAGCCGGCGATGCGTTCACCCGACTCCTGGCGTCGATCGAGGCGGCGGATGCTCTCCGAGTCGGGGAGATCGCCTTCGAGCCCGTGGTCGACGCCTTCCATCGTCGCGGGCTGGACGACCGGCTGTACGCGCTGCTGGCGCGACCGGACGTTCCGGGATACGGGATGCAGGTCGCGAAGGGGCTCACGTCGCTCGCCGAGACGTGGTCGGCCGAGTCCGGGCCTGAAGGCGAGGGCTCCCAGAACCACTTCATGCTCTCGATGATCTCGCACTGGATGACGGGCGTCGTGGCGGGCCTCCGCCAAGCACCGGAGTCGGTGGGCTGGTCGCGTGCGCGTGTGGAGCCGCGGTTTCTCGCGACGGTGGACAGTGCGTCGTTCACGTATGACTCCCCGGCCGGACGCTACGCCGTCGCATGGTGCCGGCAGGACCGCGGGGCCGCCATCGAGCTCACGGTCGCCGTGCCGCCGGGATGCGTGGCCGAGGTCCACCTGGACGGTGAGCCCGCACGTGCGTGCGCCGCCGGCGCCCACCGATTCGCGGTGCCTGATCCGCGGCGGCTCGGGCTCTAG
- a CDS encoding phytanoyl-CoA dioxygenase family protein, whose protein sequence is MPSHDTSLRPFRDSTDLLGSGELLRRRADEDGYLFFRQLLPRADVERVRRAISEVLVTEGSLVDAESGAVDRAHVDAIPADLMRQDIGISESAYVAVQRVQDMHRLPHHPALLALYRDLFDDEVFVHPRHIVRAMTGHPALRPTPAHQDFPLIQGTQNTWTAWFPLADTPLERGPLSVLRGSHRQGYIPIAPAEGAGLIEAILCDEDDWVGGAFEAGDVLTFPSLLVHRAVPASARDTIRLSLDIRFQPVSEPVEERSLSNHSDHSWEEIYEGWQVQDVQYYWRDDAPALSPWNDELLQPGRRIC, encoded by the coding sequence ATGCCTTCACACGACACCTCCCTCCGCCCCTTCCGGGACTCCACCGATCTGCTCGGTTCGGGCGAGCTCCTCCGCCGGCGCGCCGACGAGGACGGCTACCTGTTCTTCCGCCAGCTCCTGCCTCGTGCGGACGTGGAACGCGTGCGGCGGGCGATCTCCGAGGTCCTGGTGACCGAGGGGTCGCTCGTCGACGCCGAGAGCGGCGCGGTCGACCGGGCGCACGTGGACGCCATCCCTGCGGACCTGATGCGTCAGGACATCGGGATCTCGGAGAGCGCCTACGTCGCCGTCCAGCGAGTGCAGGACATGCACAGGCTCCCCCATCACCCGGCTCTGCTCGCGCTCTACAGGGACCTCTTCGACGACGAGGTCTTCGTGCATCCCCGCCACATCGTCCGTGCGATGACCGGGCATCCTGCACTGCGCCCGACCCCGGCGCACCAGGACTTCCCGCTCATCCAGGGGACGCAGAACACCTGGACGGCCTGGTTTCCTCTCGCGGACACGCCGCTCGAGCGCGGTCCTCTGTCGGTCCTCCGCGGATCCCACCGGCAGGGCTACATCCCGATCGCACCCGCCGAGGGAGCGGGCCTCATCGAGGCGATCCTCTGCGACGAGGACGATTGGGTGGGCGGAGCGTTCGAGGCGGGAGATGTGCTGACCTTCCCCAGCCTGCTCGTGCATCGTGCGGTGCCTGCGAGCGCCAGGGACACGATCAGGCTCTCGCTCGACATCCGATTCCAGCCGGTGTCGGAGCCCGTCGAGGAGCGCTCGCTCAGCAACCACTCGGACCATTCGTGGGAGGAGATCTACGAAGGCTGGCAGGTCCAGGACGTGCAGTACTACTGGCGAGACGACGCGCCGGCACTCTCCCCGTGGAACGATGAGCTGCTCCAGCCCGGCCGGCGGATCTGCTGA
- a CDS encoding AraC family transcriptional regulator, giving the protein MSEGGPVLVQANRYQFGSGERIRHAHVASVCLVLCLSGAGTIRSGVQELRLHPGSIVRLPWGHAISYTADAREPFTVAAAHLLPWHTTTEPIVRRAAHDRDDTLFSSRDRAWPDGLEPFAALTAPVSRHRDDQAAAYVEYMVHLARDPQCDDAALRSAGRLGIDEAERLATTGPAPQLPAMLRRMTAFIDENLDCSLTVDDIARRGGCSRATAERAFTKHFGMPVQSYVQGRRMTAAGRLLSETGLSVTEVAGVVGYSDPAYFSRVFSRVFGVSPRAYARGIAPL; this is encoded by the coding sequence ATGAGCGAGGGCGGCCCCGTGCTCGTCCAGGCGAACCGTTATCAGTTCGGGTCGGGCGAACGCATCCGCCACGCCCACGTGGCCAGCGTCTGCCTGGTGCTGTGCCTTTCGGGGGCGGGAACGATTCGTTCCGGTGTCCAGGAGCTCCGCCTCCACCCGGGAAGCATCGTCCGCCTGCCGTGGGGCCACGCGATCTCGTACACCGCCGACGCTCGGGAGCCGTTCACGGTCGCCGCCGCTCACCTGCTTCCCTGGCACACGACGACCGAACCGATCGTGCGACGCGCAGCCCACGACCGTGACGACACGCTCTTCTCGTCACGGGACCGCGCGTGGCCCGACGGCCTCGAACCGTTTGCAGCGCTGACCGCACCGGTGTCGCGACACCGGGACGACCAGGCGGCCGCCTACGTGGAGTACATGGTGCATCTGGCGCGCGATCCCCAATGCGACGATGCTGCACTGCGCAGCGCCGGGCGGCTGGGGATCGACGAGGCCGAGCGGCTCGCCACGACCGGCCCGGCGCCGCAGCTCCCTGCGATGCTGAGGCGGATGACGGCCTTCATCGACGAGAACCTGGACTGCTCGCTCACGGTCGACGACATCGCGCGTCGCGGAGGCTGCAGTCGCGCGACGGCGGAGAGAGCGTTCACCAAGCATTTCGGGATGCCCGTGCAGTCGTATGTCCAAGGGCGGCGGATGACGGCCGCCGGCCGCCTCCTCAGCGAGACGGGGCTCAGCGTGACCGAGGTCGCCGGCGTCGTCGGCTATTCCGACCCGGCGTACTTCTCGCGGGTGTTCTCGCGGGTGTTCGGCGTCTCCCCGCGGGCATACGCACGAGGAATCGCACCCCTGTGA